The proteins below are encoded in one region of uncultured Eubacteriales bacterium:
- the srrA gene encoding Transcriptional regulatory protein SrrA: MARKVLIVEDEANIAELLHLYLEKEGFETAVAPDGGKGVELFRSFQPDLVLLDIMLPVMDGWSVLSKIREADKTPVIMLTAKGETEDKVHGLEGGADDYIVKPFEMKEVLARIHAVLRRFGAEEEHSGEKKLTFDKLVINLDSYELLVDGKRVDTPPKELELLYHLAASPNRVFTRNQLLDEVWGFDYFGDSRTVDVHIKRLREKLEAVSEKWALKTVWGVGYKFEVA; the protein is encoded by the coding sequence ATGGCGCGAAAAGTGCTGATCGTGGAAGATGAAGCCAACATCGCGGAGCTTCTGCACCTCTATCTGGAAAAAGAGGGATTTGAGACCGCCGTCGCCCCCGACGGGGGCAAGGGCGTAGAGCTCTTCCGCTCCTTCCAACCCGACCTTGTGCTGCTGGACATCATGCTCCCGGTGATGGATGGATGGTCGGTCCTGAGCAAGATACGGGAAGCCGACAAGACCCCCGTCATCATGCTCACCGCCAAGGGAGAGACCGAGGACAAGGTACACGGCCTGGAGGGGGGCGCGGACGACTATATCGTCAAGCCTTTTGAGATGAAGGAGGTCCTGGCCCGCATCCACGCCGTCCTGCGCCGCTTCGGCGCGGAGGAGGAACACTCGGGAGAGAAAAAGCTCACCTTCGACAAGCTGGTCATCAACCTGGACTCCTATGAGCTGCTGGTGGACGGCAAGCGGGTGGACACCCCTCCAAAGGAGCTGGAGCTTCTCTATCATCTGGCAGCCTCCCCAAACCGGGTCTTCACCCGCAACCAGCTTTTAGACGAAGTGTGGGGCTTTGACTACTTCGGCGACTCCCGCACGGTGGATGTACACATCAAGCGTCTGCGTGAAAAGCTGGAAGCGGTCAGCGAAAAGTGGGCGCTTAAAACCGTCTGGGGTGTGGGCTATAAATTTGAGGTCGCATAG
- a CDS encoding Cation diffusion facilitator family transporter, with the protein MTELLVKLFVKDRDNVSDGAVRQRYGALSGCVGICLNLLLSLGKFLAGLFTGSIAITADAFNNLSDAGSSVVTLAGFYMAGKRADDDHPFGHGRIEYLSGLAVSVAILLVGVELLKSSVGKILQPEAVTFSWPAMAILAVSILVKLWMSVFNRRLSARIGSTAMAATAADSLSDAAATAAVALGALVSHFLSVSIDGWVGILVAAFILKSGWKAAKDTVNPLLGQCPDPELVHGIRETVLAHSEIQGVHDLIVHDYGPGRRMASLHAEVSVGGNIMELHDIIDAAEREIKAKYRIEATIHMDPIATGDETVTRNRNMVAALVKEIDGGMTIHDFRMTAGPLHHNLIFDVVVPYHVKLTDDEVKVRIEQAVQAADPDCFAVIQLDRAYYETT; encoded by the coding sequence ATGACCGAGCTGCTGGTAAAGCTCTTTGTTAAGGACCGGGACAACGTAAGCGACGGGGCCGTCCGCCAGCGGTACGGGGCCCTGTCCGGGTGCGTGGGCATCTGCCTGAACCTGCTCCTCTCCCTGGGAAAATTTCTGGCAGGCCTTTTCACCGGGAGCATCGCCATCACGGCGGACGCGTTCAACAACCTCTCCGACGCGGGTTCCTCGGTGGTGACCCTGGCGGGCTTTTACATGGCGGGCAAGCGGGCGGACGACGACCACCCCTTCGGCCACGGGCGCATAGAATATCTCTCGGGCCTTGCGGTATCGGTCGCCATCCTCCTGGTGGGGGTGGAGCTTTTAAAGTCCTCGGTGGGAAAAATTCTCCAGCCCGAGGCCGTCACCTTCTCCTGGCCCGCCATGGCCATCCTGGCCGTCTCCATTCTGGTAAAGCTTTGGATGAGCGTCTTCAACCGCCGCCTGTCGGCGCGCATCGGTTCAACCGCCATGGCGGCCACCGCCGCCGACTCCCTCTCCGATGCGGCGGCCACCGCCGCCGTGGCCCTGGGCGCGTTGGTGAGCCATTTCCTCAGCGTCTCCATCGACGGGTGGGTGGGCATCCTGGTTGCCGCCTTCATCCTCAAGTCGGGCTGGAAGGCCGCCAAGGACACCGTAAACCCCCTGCTTGGCCAGTGCCCCGACCCCGAGTTGGTGCACGGCATTAGGGAGACCGTCCTCGCCCACAGCGAGATCCAGGGCGTCCACGATCTTATCGTCCATGATTACGGCCCCGGCCGGCGCATGGCGAGCCTTCACGCCGAAGTGAGCGTGGGTGGAAACATCATGGAGCTGCACGACATCATCGACGCTGCGGAACGGGAGATCAAAGCCAAATACCGTATCGAGGCCACCATCCACATGGACCCCATCGCCACCGGGGACGAGACGGTAACCCGCAACCGGAACATGGTGGCGGCCCTGGTGAAGGAGATCGACGGCGGCATGACCATCCACGACTTCCGCATGACCGCCGGGCCCCTGCACCACAACCTCATTTTCGACGTGGTGGTGCCCTACCATGTAAAGCTGACCGACGACGAGGTGAAGGTCAGGATTGAGCAGGCCGTCCAGGCCGCAGACCCGGACTGTTTTGCCGTAATCCAGCTGGACCGCGCGTATTACGAGACCACTTAA
- a CDS encoding putative RNA polymerase sigma factor SigW (Evidence 3 : Function proposed based on presence of conserved amino acid motif, structural feature or limited homology), which translates to MRVEELIEPYGPRLWRLCRHLAGCAEEAEELYQQTFLRALECEKRLDREGNPGAWLCATAAGLWKSGLRRAARRAAIAPMVSEEEGGMVPDGPTPEEALLRRERSQRAARLLDALEEKYRLPLVLHYSGGLAVEEIAATLRLPVGTVKSRMARGRAKIKQEWEAWSHG; encoded by the coding sequence TTGCGGGTAGAGGAACTGATAGAACCATACGGCCCCAGGTTATGGCGTCTCTGCCGCCACCTGGCCGGGTGCGCGGAGGAGGCCGAGGAGTTGTACCAGCAGACTTTCCTCAGGGCCTTGGAGTGCGAAAAGAGGCTGGATCGGGAGGGAAATCCGGGGGCCTGGCTCTGTGCCACCGCTGCGGGCCTGTGGAAGAGTGGTCTGCGCCGGGCAGCCCGCCGGGCAGCCATCGCGCCTATGGTGTCCGAGGAGGAGGGCGGAATGGTACCCGACGGACCTACCCCAGAGGAGGCTCTCCTCCGGCGGGAGCGGTCTCAGAGAGCGGCCCGCCTGCTGGACGCTCTGGAGGAGAAGTATCGCCTGCCTCTGGTGCTCCACTACTCCGGCGGGCTGGCGGTGGAGGAGATCGCCGCAACACTGCGCCTGCCGGTGGGCACGGTGAAGAGCCGTATGGCCCGGGGCCGGGCTAAGATCAAACAAGAATGGGAGGCGTGGAGCCATGGATGA
- a CDS encoding hypothetical protein (Evidence 5 : No homology to any previously reported sequences), translating into MDDKELELLLQEELGKAEAQPPHLNVRLRGELALARRRARALPVWWLPFALSLAVGAVLVPLGEVLPWPINLLLTFSAMFSVGAAGAFTLMGLICFDLRRKGRIYL; encoded by the coding sequence ATGGATGACAAGGAACTGGAGCTCCTCCTGCAAGAGGAGCTGGGAAAAGCAGAGGCTCAGCCTCCACACCTGAACGTTCGCCTGCGGGGGGAGCTGGCATTGGCCCGAAGGAGGGCCAGGGCTCTGCCTGTCTGGTGGCTGCCCTTTGCCCTGTCCCTGGCCGTAGGGGCGGTACTGGTACCGCTGGGAGAAGTGCTGCCCTGGCCGATCAATCTGTTGCTGACCTTTTCCGCCATGTTCTCTGTGGGGGCGGCGGGGGCCTTTACGCTGATGGGGCTGATTTGCTTTGATTTAAGAAGGAAAGGGCGGATTTATTTATGA
- a CDS encoding membrane hypothetical protein (Evidence 5 : No homology to any previously reported sequences) codes for MNISLFILIGAIALMALAAGAVALMAMWVYRDAKSRGLEAGVWTLVVVLVPSLMGLLLYLLVGRRESRRLCPACGAMVPETSAFCGYCGAELSREEGAPRAKAVGKGPLIAAVVGVVLVVILGVGLVIALASVDGFDWTPSVSTVYVENSWGDQWSVKWHYTNKGARTSFTIGSEGPEKLTFTGSCGEGPLILRIYQGEVERTFDLSGGGEVRGEAELAAFQPGKVYLELDNGSGEGKNVDFHAEWE; via the coding sequence ATGAATATTTCGTTATTTATTCTAATTGGAGCCATTGCGCTGATGGCGCTGGCGGCCGGAGCAGTGGCGCTGATGGCCATGTGGGTTTATCGGGACGCCAAGAGCCGGGGGCTGGAGGCGGGGGTGTGGACTTTGGTTGTGGTGCTTGTACCCAGCCTGATGGGCCTGCTCCTTTACCTCCTTGTGGGGCGGAGGGAGAGTCGCCGCCTCTGCCCCGCCTGCGGCGCTATGGTGCCCGAGACGAGCGCTTTCTGCGGATACTGCGGGGCCGAGCTGTCGCGGGAGGAGGGGGCACCCCGCGCCAAGGCCGTGGGCAAGGGACCGCTGATCGCCGCCGTAGTGGGTGTCGTTCTCGTCGTGATTCTGGGCGTGGGGCTTGTCATCGCCCTGGCGTCGGTGGACGGTTTTGACTGGACGCCCAGCGTCTCCACCGTCTACGTGGAAAATAGCTGGGGAGACCAGTGGAGCGTTAAGTGGCACTACACCAACAAGGGAGCGCGGACCTCCTTCACCATCGGATCGGAAGGCCCTGAGAAGCTCACCTTCACCGGGAGTTGCGGCGAGGGGCCCCTTATCCTTCGAATTTACCAGGGCGAGGTGGAGCGGACCTTCGACCTCTCGGGCGGCGGAGAGGTGAGAGGCGAGGCAGAGCTCGCGGCCTTTCAACCCGGCAAGGTGTACCTGGAGCTGGACAACGGCAGCGGGGAGGGGAAAAACGTGGACTTCCACGCTGAATGGGAGTAA
- a CDS encoding conserved hypothetical protein (Evidence 4 : Homologs of previously reported genes of unknown function), which produces MSGHNTPPPYENSGQSAILLLQLRQHMSNLMAATHLLTPAVRESNETKYDQYLAIANQSLYRMLRLINHLELSQGLANGGVPYRPAPLDLAGLCRETADETAPLAAMAGVSFRYESEVTSLLTTGDSALLRRLLLGLFSISLSAAGEGGEAGLHLQKQKSRAILTVWDSGPGLTEEDLPRDNALGLGLGIIRELATLHGGAVMLESRPERGLRTVVSLPIQPPEEGVLRAPSAPQWDLDGGFSPVLVELSCVLPYDAFLPDDLE; this is translated from the coding sequence ATGTCTGGGCACAACACTCCTCCGCCTTACGAAAACAGCGGCCAGAGCGCCATTCTGCTGCTGCAGCTGCGCCAGCACATGAGCAACCTCATGGCGGCCACCCATCTCCTCACCCCCGCCGTTCGGGAGAGCAACGAAACGAAGTACGACCAGTACCTCGCCATCGCGAACCAAAGCCTCTACCGGATGCTCCGACTCATCAACCATCTGGAGCTCTCCCAGGGCCTGGCGAACGGCGGCGTACCCTACCGTCCTGCGCCCCTGGACCTGGCGGGCCTCTGCCGGGAGACGGCGGATGAGACCGCCCCTCTGGCGGCAATGGCCGGGGTGTCTTTCCGGTACGAGAGCGAGGTGACAAGCCTCCTCACCACCGGGGACAGCGCCCTGCTGCGCCGCCTCCTGCTGGGCCTCTTCTCCATCTCCCTGAGCGCCGCGGGCGAGGGGGGCGAGGCGGGCCTCCACCTCCAGAAACAGAAAAGCCGCGCCATCCTCACCGTCTGGGATAGCGGCCCCGGCCTTACCGAAGAGGATCTCCCCCGTGACAATGCCCTGGGCCTGGGCTTGGGCATCATACGGGAGCTTGCCACTCTCCACGGCGGGGCAGTCATGCTGGAGAGCCGCCCCGAACGCGGGCTGCGGACTGTGGTCTCCCTCCCCATCCAGCCCCCGGAGGAAGGCGTCCTCCGCGCCCCCTCCGCGCCCCAGTGGGACCTGGACGGCGGGTTCTCCCCCGTGCTGGTGGAGCTCTCCTGTGTCCTCCCCTATGACGCCTTTTTACCCGACGATTTGGAATAG
- a CDS encoding hypothetical protein (Evidence 5 : No homology to any previously reported sequences) has translation MFAPRRGEGKDNKRRLKRDGGVGKPDLTDGGGAFFRNNGKSDEIFANFQKRTFKMA, from the coding sequence ATGTTTGCTCCGCGTAGGGGTGAGGGGAAGGACAACAAGCGGCGGCTAAAGAGGGACGGCGGGGTGGGAAAGCCGGACTTAACTGACGGTGGGGGCGCCTTTTTTCGCAATAACGGGAAAAGTGATGAAATTTTTGCAAATTTTCAAAAAAGGACTTTCAAAATGGCCTGA
- the gapA gene encoding glyceraldehyde-3-phosphate dehydrogenase A (Evidence 2a : Function of homologous gene experimentally demonstrated in an other organism; PubMedId : 1862091, 2124629, 2990926, 775311, 7896119, 8636984, 9298646; Product type e : enzyme), translating into MSIKVGINGFGRIGRLVFRAGLSNPNLEFVAINDPFMSPDYMAYMLKYDTIHGQYKGEISYDDSSITVDGKKILFFAEKDPANIPWGKVGVEYVVDATGIFHAKDKAQAHIDAGAKKVIYSGPSKDDTPMFVMGVNQDTYTKDMTFVSNASCTTNCLAPIAKVLNDKFGIADGLMTTVHSTTATQMTVDGASKKDWRGGRAASGNIIPSSTGAAKAVGVVLPELKGKLTGMSMRVPTLDVSVVDLTVNLKKPATYAEICAAMKEASEGELKGILGYTEDAVVSSDFIGDARTSIFDAKAGIALTDTFVKVVSWYDNEWGYSNKVLELIQHMYSVDHK; encoded by the coding sequence ATGAGCATCAAAGTTGGCATCAACGGCTTTGGCCGCATCGGCCGTCTGGTCTTCCGCGCGGGCCTGAGCAACCCCAACCTGGAGTTCGTCGCTATCAACGACCCCTTCATGTCCCCCGACTATATGGCCTATATGCTGAAGTACGACACCATCCACGGCCAGTACAAGGGCGAGATTTCCTATGATGACAGCTCCATCACCGTCGACGGCAAGAAGATCCTCTTCTTCGCTGAGAAGGACCCCGCCAACATCCCCTGGGGCAAAGTGGGCGTAGAGTACGTGGTGGACGCCACCGGCATCTTCCATGCCAAGGACAAGGCCCAGGCTCACATCGACGCGGGCGCCAAGAAGGTCATCTATTCCGGCCCCTCCAAGGATGACACCCCCATGTTCGTCATGGGCGTGAACCAGGACACCTACACGAAGGATATGACCTTCGTCTCCAACGCCTCCTGCACCACCAACTGCCTGGCCCCCATCGCCAAGGTCCTCAACGACAAGTTCGGCATTGCCGACGGCCTGATGACCACCGTTCACTCCACCACCGCCACTCAGATGACCGTGGACGGCGCTTCCAAGAAGGATTGGCGCGGCGGCCGCGCTGCCTCCGGCAATATTATCCCCTCCTCCACCGGCGCTGCTAAGGCTGTGGGCGTGGTTCTCCCCGAGCTGAAGGGCAAGCTGACCGGTATGTCCATGCGTGTTCCCACCCTGGACGTGTCCGTGGTCGACCTGACTGTCAACCTGAAGAAGCCCGCTACCTACGCTGAGATCTGTGCCGCCATGAAGGAGGCCAGCGAGGGCGAACTGAAGGGCATTCTGGGTTACACTGAGGACGCCGTCGTCTCCTCCGACTTCATCGGCGACGCCCGCACCTCCATCTTCGACGCCAAGGCCGGCATCGCCCTGACCGACACCTTCGTGAAGGTCGTGTCCTGGTACGATAACGAGTGGGGTTACAGCAACAAGGTCCTGGAGCTTATCCAGCACATGTACTCCGTCGACCATAAGTAA
- a CDS encoding Transcriptional regulator, DeoR family, translating to MKQSRKIVDGRRDKLLHLLELYGTLKVDFLARELETSPLTIRRDLEALDEQGLIDRFYGGASLRSEYAGNVFNSTLILHKHAIARAAASLVEDGDTVFLNISSTALLILQYITARQVTVITNNAKAVFCRYGGNVNVVLTGGELRSPKEAMVGDFALNNLARVTASKCFIGCAGLTEEEIMTAVLQEAAINTAMLERTIGAKYVVADHTKIGRRQSFLTGEVSQFTGLITDTETQRYYVDSFRQRGLEVIQVPPLKKLDR from the coding sequence GTGAAACAGAGCCGTAAGATCGTGGACGGGCGGCGGGACAAGCTTCTCCACCTGCTGGAGCTGTATGGCACCCTGAAGGTGGACTTCCTCGCCAGGGAATTGGAGACCTCCCCCCTCACCATTCGCCGGGACCTGGAGGCCCTGGACGAGCAGGGCCTCATTGACCGTTTTTACGGTGGAGCCAGCCTGCGCAGCGAGTATGCCGGCAACGTCTTCAACTCCACCCTCATTCTCCACAAGCACGCCATCGCCCGCGCCGCCGCCTCTTTGGTGGAGGACGGGGACACCGTCTTTCTCAACATCTCCTCCACCGCCCTGCTCATTCTACAGTACATCACGGCCCGGCAGGTCACCGTCATCACCAACAATGCCAAGGCTGTCTTCTGCCGGTACGGCGGCAACGTGAATGTGGTTCTTACCGGCGGAGAGCTGCGCAGCCCCAAAGAGGCCATGGTGGGGGACTTCGCCCTTAACAACCTCGCCCGGGTCACCGCCTCCAAGTGCTTTATCGGCTGTGCGGGCCTCACCGAGGAGGAGATCATGACCGCCGTTCTTCAGGAGGCGGCCATCAATACCGCCATGCTGGAGCGTACCATCGGCGCCAAATACGTGGTGGCGGACCACACCAAGATCGGTCGCCGCCAGAGCTTTCTCACCGGGGAGGTCAGCCAGTTCACGGGCCTCATCACCGACACCGAGACCCAGCGCTACTACGTGGACTCCTTCCGCCAGCGCGGCCTGGAGGTCATCCAGGTCCCGCCCCTTAAAAAGCTAGACCGCTGA
- a CDS encoding exported hypothetical protein (Evidence 5 : No homology to any previously reported sequences) yields MFRKLMLKDCTRDAAVAAVYLIFLAAVVYAFAKDPTPASVPAYAVLLLFWAFGVLDEALRRSYRSAYQLLMESCDPIGAMAQLDVLDRRDLLKGYRVRSALLRGLALIDSGRVKDARELLLAHAKPISRSADSRFALCYLMFWCDLLDRDLGKLKETYQALAQFYEAGGSGRARRQGLLPTSRKVLAGCYFLANRRYAEAEEQFAAVPQGDLANRDKVWYAVFRSRLARHGKDAAAEGRWLAQAEALAPRYPCVLEHRPIETAGEGNAP; encoded by the coding sequence ATGTTTCGCAAGCTGATGCTCAAGGATTGCACCAGGGACGCCGCGGTGGCTGCGGTCTACCTCATCTTTCTGGCTGCGGTGGTCTACGCCTTCGCGAAGGACCCCACCCCGGCCTCCGTTCCGGCTTACGCGGTCCTCCTCCTCTTTTGGGCCTTCGGCGTGCTGGACGAGGCGTTGCGGCGCAGCTACCGCTCTGCCTACCAGCTGCTGATGGAGAGTTGCGACCCCATCGGGGCCATGGCCCAGCTGGACGTACTGGACCGCCGGGACCTCTTAAAGGGCTACCGGGTGCGCAGCGCGCTCCTCCGGGGGCTCGCTCTCATTGACTCCGGCCGGGTAAAGGACGCCCGCGAGCTCCTCTTAGCCCACGCCAAGCCCATCAGCCGCTCGGCGGACAGCCGTTTCGCCCTATGCTACCTCATGTTCTGGTGCGACCTTCTGGATCGGGACCTGGGCAAACTAAAAGAGACCTACCAGGCCCTCGCCCAGTTTTATGAGGCCGGGGGCAGCGGGCGAGCCCGCCGCCAGGGCCTGCTTCCCACCAGCCGCAAGGTGCTTGCGGGCTGCTATTTCCTCGCCAACCGCCGGTATGCCGAGGCTGAGGAGCAGTTCGCTGCCGTGCCCCAAGGCGATCTTGCAAACCGCGACAAGGTCTGGTACGCCGTTTTCAGGTCCCGCCTCGCCCGCCATGGGAAGGACGCCGCCGCCGAGGGCCGCTGGCTGGCCCAGGCCGAGGCCCTGGCTCCCCGGTACCCCTGCGTGCTGGAGCACCGCCCGATAGAGACCGCCGGGGAGGGGAACGCGCCGTGA
- the ulaG gene encoding putative L-ascorbate 6-phosphate lactonase (Evidence 3 : Function proposed based on presence of conserved amino acid motif, structural feature or limited homology; PubMedId : 12644495, 15808744; Product type pe : putative enzyme), with protein sequence MSKIDDITRESWILSSYPEWGTWLNEEIEQEEVKPGTFAMWWLGCVGLWIKTAESTNICVDLWCGNGKRTKKVKDMVAGHQMANMCGGRKLQPNLRAAPMVIDPFAVTELDAVLATHYHADHMDPNFAAAVLRNVEKEVPFIGPLESVKLWQSWGVPAERCMVVKPGDVVKVGNTEIEVLESFDRTCLVTTPGYVDIRGVCPTDMDEKAVNYLIKTSGGNIYHSGDSHYSIYYAKHGKEHQIDVALGSYGENPVGIQDKMSSIDILRMAEALRCKVVIPVHYDVWTNFMADPREISALYEMRRHRLQYQFEPFLWEVGGKYVYPTDLGRREYHHPRGFDDCFTHEPNTPFTSIL encoded by the coding sequence ATGAGCAAGATTGACGACATCACCCGTGAGTCCTGGATTCTGAGCAGCTACCCCGAGTGGGGCACGTGGCTGAATGAGGAGATCGAGCAGGAGGAGGTAAAGCCCGGCACCTTTGCCATGTGGTGGTTAGGCTGCGTGGGCCTGTGGATCAAGACGGCGGAGAGCACCAACATCTGCGTGGACCTGTGGTGCGGCAACGGCAAGCGGACCAAGAAGGTGAAAGACATGGTAGCCGGGCACCAGATGGCCAACATGTGCGGAGGACGCAAGCTGCAGCCCAACCTGCGTGCGGCCCCGATGGTGATCGACCCCTTCGCTGTAACGGAGCTGGACGCAGTGCTTGCTACCCACTACCACGCCGACCACATGGACCCCAACTTTGCTGCGGCGGTGCTGCGCAACGTGGAAAAGGAGGTCCCCTTCATCGGCCCCCTGGAGTCCGTTAAGCTGTGGCAGAGCTGGGGCGTTCCAGCCGAGCGGTGTATGGTAGTGAAACCGGGCGACGTGGTCAAGGTGGGAAATACCGAGATCGAGGTGCTGGAGTCCTTTGACCGCACCTGCCTCGTCACCACCCCCGGGTACGTGGACATCCGCGGCGTGTGCCCCACCGATATGGACGAGAAGGCGGTCAACTACCTCATCAAGACCTCCGGCGGCAACATCTACCACTCGGGCGACTCCCACTACTCCATCTACTACGCAAAGCACGGCAAGGAGCACCAGATCGACGTGGCCCTGGGATCCTACGGCGAGAACCCGGTAGGTATCCAGGACAAGATGAGCAGCATTGACATACTCCGTATGGCCGAGGCCCTGCGCTGCAAGGTGGTCATTCCCGTCCACTACGACGTATGGACCAATTTCATGGCCGACCCCCGAGAGATTTCCGCCCTATATGAAATGCGGCGCCACCGCCTCCAGTACCAGTTTGAGCCCTTCCTGTGGGAGGTGGGAGGCAAGTACGTCTATCCTACAGACCTGGGGAGGCGCGAGTATCACCATCCCAGAGGGTTTGACGACTGCTTTACCCATGAGCCAAACACCCCGTTTACCTCCATCTTGTAA
- a CDS encoding Phosphoenolpyruvate-dependent sugar phosphotransferase system, EIIA 2 — MLLRELVDANHVLFLDGAASWEDSIRASCRPLVADGTVANDYAEEIIDCVKIHGPYIVLIPGFAMPHSMQGSQRAARTGLSFMKLKTPISFEPGDPEKDASVFFTLAAVDENAHLENMQKLFQTLSNEALCAELLTVSSPADLLRLDEKYSSIV, encoded by the coding sequence ATGCTCCTGCGCGAACTGGTAGACGCAAACCATGTGCTTTTCCTGGACGGCGCGGCCTCCTGGGAGGATTCCATACGCGCCTCCTGCCGGCCCCTGGTGGCGGACGGCACGGTGGCGAATGACTACGCCGAAGAGATTATCGATTGCGTGAAGATTCATGGGCCCTACATCGTCCTCATCCCCGGCTTTGCAATGCCCCACTCCATGCAGGGCTCCCAGCGGGCGGCCCGGACGGGGCTGAGTTTTATGAAACTGAAGACCCCCATCAGTTTCGAACCCGGCGACCCTGAGAAGGACGCCAGCGTCTTCTTCACCCTGGCGGCGGTGGATGAGAATGCCCACCTGGAGAACATGCAAAAGCTGTTCCAGACCCTCTCCAACGAGGCGCTCTGCGCGGAGCTTCTGACCGTGAGCTCGCCGGCCGATCTGCTTCGGCTGGATGAAAAATACAGCTCAATCGTGTGA